A genomic window from Plasmodium coatneyi strain Hackeri chromosome 13, complete sequence includes:
- a CDS encoding KIR protein — MKEQTKLSCIYDQNYCNVNTLPSRKVYAAFEQKNGKHHQCDNISTWIQGIEEILGDNLRMGAYSTVSLELIAGAWCLLSKVSTENPPCKVGVLCDFFYFWLGDQLHGKLSGWNTSLPTIMQQIYTKLGGNNGPCSYGTIDNTNDGGFLQRRKKVFDYYYDYRTIWKQLMENDAPCSTAYGEYLKDAQDAYGRVQANCPTNNDDFCKEFWNKKFQNGTIPKPEDLKSKAASEQDLPPSDDEGDEKNLLSCLEVLSSKVATVPKETSSHLSPASPEVEGAAESSRSIAPIVSSTLAALGLPAAVFLLYKYTNLFSGIDGTFPKERNKRKRGSPVERHFNKSSVDDDDTLTTTEETSSTVDSSTITDSITEYSAPPSNRRRTNNRKGHQQQRQRKTNISYHNM; from the exons atgaaggaacagaCAAAATTAtcgtgcatatat GATCAGAATTACTGTAATGTGAATACATTACCGTCCAGAAAAGTGTACGCAGCATTCGAACAGAAGAATGGCAAACATCATCAATGTGATAACATCAGCACCTGGATACAAGgaatagaagaaattttaGGGGATAATTTAAGGATGGGGGCATATAGTACAGTTTCTTTAGAGCTAATAGCGGGTGCATGGTGTCTTTTATCTAAGGTTAGTACAGAAAATCCACCTTGTAAGGTGGGGGTGCTGtgtgactttttttatttttggttaggagaCCAACTGCATGGTAAATTGAGTGGATGGAATACTTCACTTCCAACTATTATGCAACAAATATACACTAAATTAGGAGGCAACAACGGTCCATGTAGTTATGGAACTATTGACAATACTAATGACGGGGGCTTCCTCcaacggagaaaaaaagtattcgattattattaCGATTATAGAACTATATGGAAACAACTAATGGAGAATGACGCCCCCTGTAGTACAGCCTATGGAGAGTATTTGAAAGATGCTCAAGATGCTTATGGAAGAGTGCAAGCAAATTGTCCAACTAATAATGATGACTTCTGTAAAGAATTCTGGAATAAGAAGTTCCAGAATGGTACTATCCCAAAACCGGAAGACTTGAAGTCCAAAGCAGCGTCTGAACAGGACCTTCCACCATCTGACGATGAAGGGGATGAGAAAAATCTCCTTTCCTGCTTGGAAGTGTTGTCTTCCAAAGTTGCTACAGTGCCGAAAGAAACGTCATCCCACCTATCACCAGCATCACCAGAGGTGGAGGGTGCTGCTGAAAGCAGCAGGAGCATTGCCCCCATAGTTTCTTCCACACTTGCCGCACTCGGTCTACCAGCGGCTGTTTTCctcttatataaa tataccaatttattctctGGAATAGATGGCACCTTCcctaaggaaaggaacaaaagaaaaagagggagtCCAGTGGAACGACATTTTAACAAGTCTTCAGTTGACGACGACGATACCttaacaacaacagaagaaactTCTTCTACAGTGGACAGTTCCACAATAACCGATTCCATAACAGAATACTCAGCGCCGCCATCcaatagaagaagaacaaacaatagaaaaggacatcaacaacaaagacaaagaaagacgaatattagttatcacaACATGTAA